Proteins co-encoded in one Rhopalosiphum maidis isolate BTI-1 chromosome 2, ASM367621v3, whole genome shotgun sequence genomic window:
- the LOC113555043 gene encoding modular serine protease-like isoform X2: MKVTYSWLIYSYLIFGIDVFCERILEKRQTVSSCKIADHYTCISGQCINKSSICDGTQDCNDGSDETLSLCETLRCENNKFRCKYGACVNMDSKCDGVQQCADGSDEKNCFGPISISADTSSLKLVNNTSELKTESNKKNVCILPSLEGVIYSYQGSDDILAHGTLINHNRTIIENCEIGYHKAYPNSFRVCQNNGTWTSKSEKLCFKCGRSYIGHQLLIDNGKKAQIGTAPWNVAVYRFNKENSKYDLICGGSLIAPNLIVSAAHCFWQNGMLSNRISINNGLYRIAVGKYYRNYTVIDNDFTQILDVETIYLQEDYYGYHRHYSHDIAVIVLSNRVNISLAVAAACVDWDGRYIVTNETQGKIVGWGITENDTPSPVLLEATLPYIDYNSCRSMYKNGFEQFVTFDKFCAGSASGQGVREGDSGAGLTFLHSDFYYLTGIVSLKDPNTKNSIAVFTNVRFYIKWLRELYNKYSSYESDNMLDTKNACVLPTTDGVIYSYEDSDKILAHGTLIKQHRVVIENCEVGYQKAYPSGLRICQGNGEWILNSKNLCFKKCPPLLSDSLDIKCTLNGNHVNCSSPSIPNTIANALCKLTRRLPNGQGGPPIELRCQSNGTWNNQLYECTTYCGRPYTRDQLLIDNGNTTAQVGTAPWNVGIYRFDKANSEYDLICGGSLIAPNLVVSAAHCFWNISMPRLFIVEMMKGSIKVAVGKFTRNYTVIDNEFTQMMDVKEIHLNRGYNGNDEARANDISVIVLKDKVTISAGVAPVCMDWNCAKVWQVPYGTRGKIVGWGKTENDTLSPVLLETTLSSIDQESCRMMYYGDKFQMFVTDDKFCAESKGGQGVHQTDSGAGLTFSHSDFYYLAGVLSVKDTNPDNPIVIFTDVLYHIEWLHDMYNKYIS, translated from the exons gaatAGACGTTTTTTGTGAAAGAATACTTGAAAAACGACAAACTGTTTCATCATGCAAAAT cgcAGACCACTATACATGTATATCTGgtcaatgtattaataaatcatcaatTTGTGATGGAACTCAAGACTGTAATGATGGGTCTGATGAAACTTTATCATTATGTGAAACACTTCG atgtgaaaataataaatttcggTGTAAGTATGGGGCTTGTGTCAATATGGACAGTAAATGTGATGGTGTACAACAGTGTGCTGATGGAtctgatgaaaaaaattgttttggtcCTATTTCAATCTCTGCAGATACATCATCACTAAAACttgttaataatacatcaGAACTAAAGACGGAGtccaataaaaa gaaTGTTTGCATTCTACCGAGCCTTGAAGGAGTTATATATTCTTACCAAGGTTCAGATGACATTTTAGCTCACGGAACACTGATTAATCACAATCGCACTATTATTGAGAACTGTGAAATTGGATATCATAAGGCTTACCCCAACAGTTTTAGGGTTTGTCAGAATAATGGAACATGGACATCAAAATCTGAGAAACTATGTTTCA aatgcGGTAGATCGTATATCGGACACCAATTATTGATCGATAATGGTAAGAAAGCGCAGATTGGAACAGCACCTTGGAATGTAGCAGTATATCGATTTAATAAAGAGAATTCCAAATATGACTTGATATGTGGAGGATCACTTATTGCtccaaatttaattgtttctg cGGCTCATTGTTTTTGGCAAAATGGTATGTTATCTAATAGAATATCAATAAACAATGGTCTATATAGAATTGCTGTTgggaaatattatagaaactaCACAGTTATTGACAATGATTTTACTCAAATATtggat gtgGAAACAATTTATCTACAAGAAGACTATTATGGGTATCATCGGCACTATTCTCATGATATAGCAGTTATCGTGTTATCAAACAGAGTTAATATTAGTCTTGCTGTTGCAGCAGCTTGTGTTGATTGGGATGGTAGATATATTGTAACAAATGAAACTCAAGGAAAG aTTGTTGGTTGGGGAATTACAGAAAATGACACACCAAGTCCAGTTTTATTAGAAGCAACTTTACCgtacattgattataattctTGTCGAAGCATGTATAAAAATGGATTTGAACAGTTTGTaacttttgataaattttgtgCCGGATCTGCATcag gACAAGGTGTTCGAGAAGGTGACAGTGGTGCAGGCTTGACGTTTTTacattctgatttttattatttaaccggAATAGTTAGTCTAAAAGAtccaaatacaaaaaattcaattgCAGTATTTACAAATGTTAGGTTCTACATTAAATGGCTTCGtgaactgtataataaatatagttcttATGAAAGTGACAATATGCtg GATACCAAAAATGCATGTGTTTTACCAACTACCGATGgagtaatatattcttatgaaGATTCAGATAAAATTTTAGCTCATGGGACATTAATTAAGCAGCATCGTGTTGTAATTGAGAACTGTGAAGTTGGATATCAAAAGGCTTATCCAAGTGGTCTTAGGATTTGTCAGGGAAATGGAGAATGGATATTGAATTCTAAGAATTTGTGTTTCA AAAAGTGTCCACCTCTATTATCAGATAGTTTAGATATTAAATGTACTCTAAATGGTAACCATGTTAATTGCTCGAGTCCGTCTATACCCAATACAATAGCAAACGCATTGTGTAAGCTAACACGCAGACTACCAAATGGACAAGGAGGTCCTCCAATTGAATTACGTTGTCAGTCTAACGGAACGTGGAATAATCAACTATATGAATGCACtacat attgcgGTAGACCGTATACCAGGGACCAATTATTGATCGATAATGGTAATACTACAGCACAAGTTGGAACAGCACCTTGGAACGTAGGAATATATCGATTTGATAAAGCTAATTCAGAGTATGACTTGATATGTGGAGGATCACTAATCGCTCCAAATTTAGTCGTTTCtg cggCTCATTGTTTTTGGAATATAAGTATGCCGCgtttatttatagttgaaaTGATGAAAGGTTCAATCAAAGTAGCTGTTGGAAAATTTACTAGAAATTATACGGTTATCGACAATGAATTTACTCAAATGAtggat gtgaaaGAAATTCATCTGAATAGAGGTTATAATGGAAATGATGAGGCTCGTGCTAATGATATATCTGTTATCGTGTTAAAAGACAAAGTTACTATTAGTGCTGGTGTTGCACCAGTTTGTATGGATTGGAATTGTGCCAAAGTATGGCAAGTACCATATGGAACACGAGGAAAG ATTGTTGGTTGGGGAAAAACGGAAAATGACACACTAAGTCCCGTTTTATTAGAAACAACACTGTCGTCCATCGATCAAGAGTCTTGTCGAATGATGTACTATGGagataaatttcaaatgtttgtGACTGATGATAAGTTTTGTGCCGAGTCTAAAggag gACAAGGCGTTCATCAAACCGACAGTGGTGCAGGCTTGACGTTTTCacattctgatttttattatttagctgGAGTATTGAGTGTTAAGGATACAAATCCAGACAATCCAATAGTAATTTTCACAGATGTTCTGTATCACATTGAATGGCTTCATgatatgtataacaaatatatttcttaa